In Pseudosulfitobacter pseudonitzschiae, one genomic interval encodes:
- a CDS encoding molybdopterin dinucleotide binding domain-containing protein: protein MRANIFWQSQLLDQDNDFIQDRFPYPFIEMNADDMADLGISAGDLIEISNGNGATQGMAYPVETAKPGQVAMVFGSPAGSQGNVVSPGVNELVLPDYKHTWGNIRKLANATPRSKAVSFKSKEYTA from the coding sequence GTGCGTGCCAACATCTTTTGGCAAAGCCAGTTGCTAGATCAAGACAATGACTTTATCCAAGACCGCTTCCCGTATCCATTCATTGAAATGAACGCTGACGATATGGCCGATTTGGGTATATCCGCCGGTGATTTGATCGAGATTTCAAACGGAAATGGCGCAACACAAGGCATGGCCTATCCAGTGGAGACAGCCAAACCTGGTCAGGTCGCGATGGTGTTCGGCTCGCCTGCGGGCAGCCAAGGCAATGTGGTGAGCCCAGGTGTTAATGAACTGGTTCTGCCAGACTACAAACACACATGGGGCAATATTCGCAAGCTTGCGAATGCAACACCTCGCTCCAAAGCTGTTTCCTTCAAGTCCAAGGAATACACTGCCTGA
- a CDS encoding TA system antitoxin ParD family protein: protein MAQSIKLSDDVMSVVRRESGLQSRSVAGQITHWINIGRAIEQSSAFDYQHINAALAGELSPDELSAEEQEVWFAQFGEDMTAPSDQEEAFFAQRRQLGRGVGLNDKGELVYPEAAA, encoded by the coding sequence ATGGCCCAATCTATCAAGCTGTCTGATGATGTCATGTCAGTTGTCCGCCGCGAGTCTGGTTTGCAAAGCCGGTCCGTTGCCGGGCAAATCACCCATTGGATCAACATCGGTCGCGCGATCGAGCAATCGAGCGCGTTTGACTATCAACACATCAATGCCGCCCTTGCAGGGGAGCTTTCCCCCGACGAACTGAGCGCTGAAGAGCAAGAAGTCTGGTTTGCGCAGTTTGGTGAAGATATGACCGCGCCGTCTGATCAAGAAGAGGCCTTCTTTGCACAGCGTCGTCAGCTGGGCCGTGGTGTTGGGCTGAATGACAAAGGCGAGTTGGTCTACCCTGAGGCCGCAGCCTGA
- a CDS encoding zeta toxin family protein — MAPVPRPILVMLAGPNGSGKSTLYETRIAPKFAVPFINADVIQRDELKDGDVNAAYEAAQIATERRTSLMADRKSFATETVFSHPSKLDLITQAKALGYRVMTFHISVAHPDLSVARVGERVIEGGHPVPEEKIRNRYDRSGPLIRQAILSSDIGHVFDSSQLNQPPVRALSFTNGTLAFALPQLPNWVLDLYGDDLVL, encoded by the coding sequence GTGGCCCCTGTCCCGCGTCCAATACTCGTGATGCTGGCAGGTCCGAACGGATCAGGCAAATCCACGCTTTACGAGACGCGGATCGCGCCAAAATTTGCCGTGCCCTTTATCAACGCCGACGTCATCCAGCGTGATGAGCTCAAAGACGGTGATGTCAATGCAGCGTACGAGGCGGCACAAATCGCCACCGAGCGCCGCACGTCCTTGATGGCGGATCGTAAAAGCTTTGCCACGGAAACCGTGTTCTCTCATCCTTCTAAGCTTGACCTTATTACCCAAGCCAAAGCCCTAGGGTATCGCGTTATGACGTTTCATATCTCGGTAGCGCATCCCGACCTATCCGTCGCTCGCGTCGGTGAAAGGGTCATTGAGGGTGGTCATCCCGTACCTGAAGAGAAAATCAGAAACCGATATGATCGCTCCGGCCCCCTGATCCGCCAAGCGATTCTGAGCAGTGACATCGGTCATGTCTTTGACAGCTCCCAGTTGAACCAGCCCCCGGTGCGGGCGTTGTCATTCACAAACGGAACCCTCGCCTTTGCCTTGCCGCAGCTTCCCAATTGGGTGCTCGATCTCTACGGGGACGATTTAGTTCTGTAG
- a CDS encoding recombinase family protein — MLIGYARVSTTGQNLETQIEHLQAEGCDRIFQEKLTGFDRRRPQLEKMLKTLQPGDTLIVTSLDRLARSTHDLFVITQRVEASEASFRSLREPWADTTSSMGKFLLTVFAGLSELERNLINERTNDGRTSAKKRGVKFGRKFKLTTHQQDQVRTMLQEGQSIRAIARHFNVGVATIDRIKKTTHPS, encoded by the coding sequence ATGCTGATCGGCTATGCACGTGTTTCCACGACAGGACAAAACCTGGAAACCCAAATCGAGCACCTCCAGGCCGAGGGCTGCGACAGGATATTCCAGGAAAAACTGACCGGGTTCGACCGCCGCCGTCCTCAGCTGGAAAAGATGCTCAAAACCCTTCAACCAGGTGATACTCTCATCGTCACCAGCCTGGACCGGTTGGCCAGATCCACTCATGATCTCTTTGTAATCACCCAGAGAGTAGAAGCATCTGAGGCATCGTTCCGATCTCTGCGAGAGCCTTGGGCTGACACTACAAGCTCGATGGGAAAGTTCTTACTAACTGTTTTTGCAGGGCTTTCCGAGCTGGAACGCAATCTAATCAATGAACGGACAAATGACGGTAGGACCTCAGCAAAAAAACGCGGCGTGAAGTTTGGTCGAAAATTCAAACTAACCACGCATCAGCAGGATCAGGTCAGAACCATGCTGCAAGAAGGACAATCCATCCGGGCCATCGCTCGACATTTCAACGTCGGCGTGGCTACAATTGACAGGATAAAGAAGACAACCCATCCCAGCTGA
- a CDS encoding winged helix-turn-helix transcriptional regulator has product MDSILRLLMGPWTTYILWVLSDGGPQRFGALKRAVPGISTRVLTERLRMLQAAGVIWRDQTQTIPPAVTYGLTERGDDLRQVLESLGEVAQRWQSEGAFETVDVAAE; this is encoded by the coding sequence ATGGACTCCATTCTGCGCCTGCTGATGGGGCCTTGGACAACCTATATTCTCTGGGTTCTTAGCGACGGCGGGCCGCAACGCTTCGGTGCTCTGAAACGGGCAGTGCCGGGAATTTCAACCCGTGTGCTGACGGAGCGGTTGCGAATGTTGCAAGCGGCCGGAGTGATCTGGCGCGATCAGACTCAAACGATCCCACCCGCGGTTACCTATGGTCTGACTGAGCGAGGTGACGATCTGCGCCAAGTGCTCGAATCCTTAGGTGAAGTCGCGCAGCGCTGGCAATCCGAAGGGGCGTTTGAAACGGTTGATGTTGCTGCAGAATGA
- a CDS encoding DoxX family protein → MSDKSAKITYWAATGLVALVYLGGAAFYITAHDMVAGMYEGLLKYPTYIIWPLAMLKIVAAVVILWRPSTFLSDFAYAAMFWHLMLAASAHMAAGDPGWPPAIVAWIALIVSFLTQNRVREKKSPYGDLLYRAA, encoded by the coding sequence ATGAGCGACAAATCTGCGAAAATTACGTACTGGGCTGCAACCGGGCTGGTTGCATTGGTCTATCTGGGCGGAGCGGCATTTTACATCACCGCGCATGACATGGTTGCGGGAATGTATGAGGGCCTGTTGAAATACCCAACCTACATAATATGGCCGTTGGCCATGCTGAAGATTGTGGCGGCCGTAGTCATCCTTTGGCGCCCGTCAACGTTTCTGTCCGATTTCGCCTATGCGGCGATGTTCTGGCACCTGATGCTGGCCGCCTCGGCGCATATGGCTGCGGGCGATCCGGGCTGGCCGCCGGCGATTGTTGCCTGGATTGCGCTGATTGTGTCGTTCCTGACGCAAAACCGGGTGCGCGAAAAGAAGTCGCCCTACGGTGATTTGCTGTATCGCGCGGCGTAA
- a CDS encoding DODA-type extradiol aromatic ring-opening family dioxygenase — protein MTRMPTMFIPHGGGPCFFMDWDPPETWNRQREFLADVPATLPDAPKALLVISGHWEEQQFTVQKNPAPSLLFDYNGFPPHTYELTWPAPGDPALSDRVQTLVEAAGFPCPVDEARGYDHGVFIPLKVAFPQADIPCVQLSLRSDLDPTAHIAVGRALAPLRDEGVLIIGSGNTYHNMQKMMRAMRGGVTDAVNGQEFDRWLSDAATRTDPAERDQMLAQWDAAPGARDANPREEHLIPLHVVAGAALADKGVKTLEDHVLGAVESAFTFG, from the coding sequence ATGACCCGAATGCCAACGATGTTCATTCCACACGGTGGAGGCCCATGTTTCTTCATGGACTGGGACCCGCCAGAAACCTGGAACCGACAGCGCGAGTTCCTTGCGGATGTACCGGCAACATTGCCGGATGCCCCCAAGGCGTTGCTGGTGATTTCAGGCCATTGGGAAGAGCAGCAGTTCACAGTGCAGAAAAACCCGGCCCCGTCGCTGTTGTTCGATTATAACGGGTTTCCACCTCACACCTACGAACTGACTTGGCCCGCGCCTGGCGACCCCGCGCTGTCCGACAGGGTGCAGACGCTTGTCGAGGCGGCCGGGTTCCCCTGCCCCGTTGATGAGGCGCGCGGTTACGATCACGGCGTGTTCATTCCGCTCAAGGTGGCCTTTCCGCAGGCAGACATTCCCTGTGTGCAGCTTAGCCTGCGCAGCGATCTTGACCCAACTGCGCATATTGCGGTCGGGCGGGCACTGGCGCCGTTGCGCGACGAAGGTGTGCTGATCATTGGTTCGGGGAACACCTATCACAACATGCAAAAAATGATGCGTGCGATGCGGGGTGGCGTCACCGATGCCGTGAACGGGCAGGAATTTGACCGCTGGCTGAGCGATGCGGCCACCCGCACCGATCCAGCAGAGCGTGATCAAATGCTGGCTCAGTGGGACGCCGCCCCTGGTGCCCGCGATGCCAACCCGCGCGAAGAACATCTGATTCCGCTGCATGTTGTCGCGGGGGCCGCCCTTGCCGACAAAGGCGTGAAAACGCTGGAGGATCACGTGCTCGGAGCAGTCGAAAGCGCGTTTACCTTTGGCTGA